The following coding sequences lie in one Thermosulfuriphilus ammonigenes genomic window:
- a CDS encoding DEAD/DEAH box helicase, with translation MTGIETLSKVVQKAGTGQAFPWLLVEPKSDLPLRPYQTRALERILGAYIDGRQSVAISLPTGCGKTIVFLSLARGVVEAGGRVLIVAHRDELILQPIEKLSLVWPEVPEPVVIKAERFDPDRPIVLASIQTLWRRLDRLSQGFDLFVIDEAHHAAASTYRKALDRLFELNPTMKVLGVSATLYRKDGESLREVFEEVAFEYSVLEAIADGFLCGIDYRAVRTGCDLSEVWFDYRAGDFSVSQLAETVNTTERNRFAVETWLELARGRKAIAFCVDIKHACDLAETFRAYGVEAQTVTGETPLEERRAMLKAFARGEIPVITNCQVLTEGFDDPAVDCLLLARPTASKALYVQMVGRGLRLYPGKKDCLVIDLVDNSSRHSLVSIADLDPKFKRRVELEEAVGRGSRESVQLDLALASQILGVEERQIFDPSAFCWAKGEHGWAASLGDGRTLYIRQVNRTRRGELFVPYLIGRKGIRPLTSRPVDIELAFGVANGVLRDQGAAALYKPEASWRNYPPSERQVEFCERWGLPRPKTKGEASDLITLAIAEWAFKKGIRRGAHGPLA, from the coding sequence ATGACGGGAATTGAGACTCTGAGCAAAGTAGTCCAAAAAGCCGGGACAGGTCAAGCCTTCCCCTGGCTCTTAGTGGAGCCAAAAAGCGATCTGCCTTTGAGGCCCTATCAGACCAGAGCTCTTGAGCGCATCTTGGGCGCCTACATCGACGGACGGCAATCGGTAGCGATTTCGCTCCCTACGGGTTGTGGCAAGACTATCGTTTTCCTCTCCCTTGCTCGGGGTGTAGTAGAAGCCGGAGGCCGTGTCCTCATCGTGGCCCATCGGGATGAGCTGATCTTGCAGCCCATTGAAAAGCTTTCCCTGGTGTGGCCGGAGGTTCCGGAGCCGGTAGTGATCAAGGCCGAGCGGTTCGATCCTGATCGTCCCATAGTCCTGGCCTCTATTCAAACCTTATGGCGTCGGCTTGACCGGCTCTCCCAGGGCTTTGATCTCTTCGTGATCGATGAGGCCCACCATGCGGCGGCAAGCACCTACAGAAAGGCCCTTGACCGGCTCTTTGAGCTTAACCCCACCATGAAGGTCTTGGGGGTTTCGGCGACTCTCTACCGCAAGGACGGAGAGAGCCTCCGAGAGGTCTTCGAGGAGGTAGCCTTTGAGTATTCCGTCCTTGAGGCTATAGCGGACGGCTTCCTGTGTGGGATTGACTACCGGGCGGTCAGGACCGGGTGCGATCTCTCCGAAGTATGGTTCGACTATCGGGCCGGGGACTTCTCCGTGAGTCAGCTGGCGGAGACAGTGAACACCACGGAGAGGAACCGTTTTGCCGTCGAGACCTGGCTTGAGCTGGCCCGGGGACGCAAAGCCATAGCCTTTTGCGTGGACATCAAGCACGCCTGCGATCTGGCCGAGACCTTTCGGGCCTACGGGGTAGAGGCTCAAACCGTGACCGGAGAGACACCTCTTGAGGAGCGTCGAGCCATGCTCAAGGCCTTCGCTCGGGGTGAAATCCCAGTCATCACAAACTGCCAGGTGCTAACTGAAGGGTTTGACGACCCCGCGGTGGACTGTCTTCTCCTGGCCCGTCCTACGGCAAGCAAGGCCCTATACGTGCAGATGGTGGGGAGAGGGCTCAGGCTCTACCCGGGAAAGAAGGACTGCCTGGTTATTGACCTGGTGGACAATTCGAGCCGCCACAGCCTGGTCTCCATTGCGGACCTTGATCCAAAATTCAAACGTCGTGTCGAGCTCGAAGAGGCCGTAGGAAGGGGAAGCCGTGAGAGTGTCCAGCTTGACCTTGCCCTGGCTTCCCAGATCCTTGGGGTGGAGGAGCGCCAGATCTTCGATCCTTCGGCTTTCTGTTGGGCAAAAGGGGAGCACGGTTGGGCGGCAAGCCTGGGAGATGGACGAACTCTCTACATCCGGCAGGTCAATAGGACCCGGAGAGGGGAGCTTTTCGTGCCTTACCTAATCGGGCGGAAAGGCATCCGGCCTCTCACTTCCCGCCCGGTGGATATCGAGCTGGCCTTTGGTGTGGCTAACGGAGTGCTCCGAGACCAAGGAGCGGCGGCCCTTTACAAGCCGGAGGCCTCCTGGAGGAACTATCCCCCCTCGGAGAGGCAGGTCGAGTTTTGCGAGCGGTGGGGTTTGCCCAGGCCTAAAACCAAGGGCGAGGCCTCGGACCTTATAACCCTGGCGATAGCCGAGTGGGCCTTCAAAAAGGGTATCAGGAGGGGGGCTCATGGACCGCTTGCTTAA